A segment of the bacterium genome:
GACCTGTTCCCCCCCCGACAGCAGCAGCGGGATCGGCTTCCCACGGTCCCGCCCCTTGGCGGCGAGCAGCCGGTCGAGACCCGTTTCCGAGCGCGGGTCGACGCCGAGTCCGTACAAGGTGTCGGTGGGAAAGATCACCGCTCCTCCGGCGCGCAGCGATGCGATCATCTCCGCGGGGAAGCACGGGGTCGGAGTCCCCGGCCTGTCGGCGCGAGCGGCGTCGAGGAGGATCAGGCGGGTCATGCCGGGCGTCCCGATCGAGCGGCGCCACGCCCTCCCCCGTCCGCAAGGGGCGATCCTGGAACGCGTCCCCCGGGCCTGGGGATCATGGAAGCCGCTTCGCCGCCTTCTCGACGGCATCCGCCATCGCCTCCCGGCCGGCCCGGATCTTCGCGCGAAGCTCCGGGGACGAAAGGGAAAGGATCTGCGCCGCCAGGTGCGCGGCGTTCTGCGCCCCCGCCTTCCCCACGGCCATGGTCGCGACCGGCACGCCCGCGGGCATCTGGACGGTCGAGAGCAGGGCATCGAACCCGTCGAGGGCCGTGCCGGCCAGCGGCACGCCGATCACCGGAAGCACCGACTCGGCGGCCACGCACCCGGCGAGGTGCGCGGCGGCTCCCGCCCCGGCGATGATCACCGAGAACCCTTCCTTCTCCGCGGAGCGGGCCAACGACTGGGTCCGGCGCGGCGAGCGATGCGCGGAGGAGACGGTCATCTCGCACGCGATCCCGTACCCCGACAGCACCTCGGCCGCCGCCCGCATCATCTCGGCGTCGGAGGCGCTTCCCATGAGGATCAGGACCTTCCCGGCCGTCATCCGTTCCCCTCGGAGTCATCGACCTGTTGGCGCGCCAGCGCCTTCCGCCCGATGTCGGTGCGCCAGTAAGCGCCTTCCCAGTGGATCTTGTCGACGGCACGGTACGCGCGCGAGATCGCCTCTTTCAGCGTGTCGCCGATCGCGGTGACGCCGAGAACGCGCCCCCCGTGGTTCACCAGCCGATTCCCCTTCATCGCCGTGCCGGCGTGGAACACCACGACGCCCTCCTCTTTTTCCGCCTCCTCGATCCCCCCGATCGGGCGCCCCTTTTCGTATTCGCCCGGATAACCGCCCGAGGACATCACCACGCAGACCGTCGGCCTCGGGTCGATCTCCATCCTTGCGTCCGTGATCTTCCCCCGCGCGCACTGCAGGAGAAGGGGGACGAGATCGCTTTTCAGGCGAAGGAAGAGAGGCTGTGCCTCGGGGTCGCCGAAGCGGACGTTGAACTCGAGGACCCGGGGAACTCCCCGTTCGATCATGAGACCCGCGTACAGGATGCCGCGGAAGACGATCCCCTCCGCGCGAAGGCCCGCCAGCAGGGGCTCGAAGATCTCCCGGTGCACACGTTCCTCGACCTCGGGGGTCACGACCGGCGCGGGGGAGTACGCCCCCATTCCGCCGGTGTTGGGTCCGGCGTCGTTGTCCCCGATCCTCTTGTGATCCTGCGAGGAAGGCAGCGGGACGAACTTGCTCCCGTCGGTGAAGACGATGTACGACGCCTCCTCGCCCGGCAGGCACTCTTCGATCACGACGCGCTCCCCCGCGGCGCCGAACGCCCGCCGCTCCATCACGTCCTTCAGGAACGCGATCCCCTCCTCGAACGTCTGCGCGACGGCGACACCCTTCCCCGCCGCGAGTCCGTCCGCCTTCACCACGACCGGAAGCCGGTGGGTGAGGAGATATTGCTCCGCCTCGTCGTACTCGTCGAACACCTTGAAGGAGGCGGTGGGGATGCCGTATTTCCGGAGGATGGTTTTCATGAAGACCTTGGACCCTTCCATCTGCGCTCCCGCGCGGTCGGGGCCGCAGACGAGGAGGCCCTCCTTCGTGAACAGGTCGGTCAACCCCGCCGCCAGCGGGGCCTCGGGGCCGACCACGGTCAGGTCGATCCTTTTCGACACCGCGAACTTCCGCAACCCGTCGAGGTCGTCCGCGGCCAGGGGAACGCACTCCGCGTGGCGCGCGGCTCCGGGGTTCCCGGGCGCGGCGTATATCTTCGACACGAGTGCGCTTTTCGCGATCTTCCAGGCCAGGGCGTGCTCGCGGCCGCCGCCGCCGACGATGAGGACGGAAATGCCCATGCCATCTTCCTCCGCTTCGAGGGGCATTAGTGCGGCATCTCGCCGGACTAATGCCGGAAGTGCCGCACGCCGGTGAACACCATCGCCATCCCGTGCTCATCGGCCGCGGCGATCGATTCGGCGTCGCGGACCGACCCGCCCGGCTGGATCACCGCCGTGGCCCCCGCCCCGGCGGCCACGTCGAGGCCGTCCCGGAACGGGAAGAAGGCGTCGGACGCGACGACGGTCCCCTTCGTCGGGTGCTGCGCCTTCATCACGGCGATCTTCGCCGAGTCGACCCGGCTCATCTGCCCCGCCCCCACCCCGACGGTGCGGTCCTTCATCGCGTAGACGATCGCGTTGGATTTCACGTGCTTGCACACCTTCCACGCGAACAGCATCGCCTCGAGCTCGTCCGGGGTGGGCTTCCGCTTCGTCACCACCTTCAGGCCCTTCGGGTCCAGCACGTGCCGGTCGCCCGTCTGCAGGAGGAGCCCGCCGCTCACCCGCTTCATTTCGAACGTCGGGGCGTCGGACCACCGGAAGACTCCGCCCGTGGACAGGACGCGGAGGTTCTTCTTGGTCGAGAGGATCTTCCGCGCCTCCTTGTCGTAGGAGGGGGCGATGATCGCCTCGAAGAACGTGTTGGCGATTTCGCGGGCCGTCTCGGAGTTCACCGGCCGGTTGAAGCCGATCACGCCGCCGTAGGCGGAGACGGGGTCGCACTCCCGCGCCTTCTTGAAGGCGTCCAGGAGGCGTCGCTTCGAGACCCCCACGCCGGAGGGGTTCGTGTGCTTGACGACGACCGCGGCGGGGATCGCGAATTCGAGGGCAAGCTGCAGCGCCGCGTCGATGTCGACGATGTTGTTGTAGGAGAGCTCCTTCCCCTGCAGCTGCTGCGCGCCTCCCAGCGTCGGCTCGTCGGGCAGCGCGGTGTCGGCGTAGAACGCCGCCGCCTGGTGCGGGTTCTCCCCGTACCGGAGACCCTGCTGCTTCCGCCACTGGGCCGTGAAGGTCGCGGAGAACGGCCCTCCCCCCTGCCCCGCGCCGAGGTAGTTCGAGATCGCCGCGTCGTATCGAGCGGTCAGCGCGAACGCCTTCCGCCCGAGCTCCCTCATGGTCTCCTCGTCGAGGTTCCCCGCGTTCTTCTTGAGCTGGGCGAGGATCCGGGGGTAGTCCGCGGGGTCGCACACCACCGCGACCGACTGGGAGTTTTTCGCGGCGGACCGGAGCATCGAAGGTCCCCCGATGTCGATGTTCTCGATCGCCTCCTCCCGCGTGCAGCCGGCGCGCGCGATCGTCGCCTCGAAGGGGTAGAGGTTTCCGATCAGCATGTCGAACGCGACGATCCCGTGCTCGGCGATCGTTTTCATGTGCGCCGGATTCCCGCGCAGGGCGAGGAGCCCGCCGTGGATCTTCGGGTTCAAGGTTTTCACCCGCCCGTCCAGCATCTCGGGGAACCCGGTGTACTCCTCGATGAGGCGCACCGGGACCCTCTTCTCCCGCAGAAGCTTCGACGTGCCCCCCGAGGCGTACAGCTCGACGCCGAGCCGGGAGAGCCCGGCGCAGAACTGCGCCACGCCGGTCTTGTCGGACACGCTGACGATCGCCCGATGGATTCTCGCCATGGTGTGGGATCCTTCCTTAGATATCGCGTCGTGGAATTTGCGGATCGGAGCGCCTCGTCACGGCCTGATGGGAACGGCCCCCAGGACGGTCTTGAGGTCCTCGTCGGCGAACTTGATCCCGAAGCCGAAGAACAGGGTCCGCAGGTTGTCCTCGGTCGCCAGCACGTCGTCCACCCCGCCGGTCACGAAAAGGTTTTTGACGATATCATAGTTGCCGTACAGCTTCAAATGGGGAGGCAGGTCGCCGCGGGAGAAGCCCTTGCGGGAGAAGTCCCATATGTCCGCCCCGACCGTCAGCCGGTCCTTCAGGAGCTCGTAATCCAGCCCCAGGCCGCCGGTGGATTCGATCACGCCGCCCTTCACCGTGAGGCCGGAGAATTTCCTGGCGATCAGGGCGGAGAATTTCAGCTTGTCTTCGAACTTCTCCTCCGTGATGGTCGTGGGCGTTCCGTTCACGACGACCGTGGACGTGCTGGAACTGAACTCGCCGCGCGGGTCGTCCACCACCCCGATCGTGTAATACTTGTCCGCCGTCGGCTGGAGCCGGAGGTTCACGTAGTGCTTGAACTCGGACGGCTCCTGCTGCCATTCCAGGTGGTAGTCGACGAACGTCTTCAGCCGCTCCGACTTCCGGACGAACCGGTTGATCCCCTCGAGGGTGTCGGTGAGGGAGCCGTGGGCCGTGTTGTCGTTGACGAGCATCCCGAGGGTCCCCTCGCCGCGGTCGATCTTGGCCATCACCTTCCCGGCGGCGTCCAGCGTGTTGTCGAGGCGCGCGGAGGCATCCTTTAAGTTCTCGATGCTCACCTTCAGGTTCTCGCGGTTGTCGGCAACGACGCCGCTCACCCCCGTGCTCATCTCCTCGAGCTTGCGCACCAGGTCCGGCGCCTCGTTCTTCAGGGTGTCGGAAAACGCCCGGAGGTTGGCGATCGTGGCGCGGACGTCCTCCTTGTTCGCCGAGGAGATGTCGGAGAGGTCCGCGGAGAGCCGGTCGATGTTCGCCACGATCCGCTCTAGACGCTGCTCGCTCCCCGTCACGACGGTCCGCAGGACCGCGGTGGTGGCCCGGACGTCGCGAAGGATGTCCCCGAGCGCCTTCTTCCCCTCCTCCGTCCCGAAGGTGGAGGAGAGCGATTCGGTGAACTTCTTGACGTCGTCCCCGATCGCCGACAGTTTCCTGACCATCTCGTCGAGATTCGTCGGGGTCAGGGTATTGGCGACCTGCCCCCCCGCCGGCAAGTTGCGCTGCGTGTCCTTGCCGGGGAGGATCTCGACGTATTTCTCGCCGAGGAGGCCCTGCGTCTGGATGCTGCCCACGGAGTCGATCGGGATCCGGATCCCCTCCTCGATGCGCAGGACCAGGCGGGCGCGGTTTCCGGCAAGCTCGATCCCCTCGACCTTCCCGATCGGGACCCCGGCCATCTTCACGTCCGACTTGGGCTCCAGGCCCGCCGCCGTGTCGAAGTCCGCCGTGAGCCGGTATCCCTTCTCGCCGATCAATCCCCACTTGCTCACGCGGAACGTGAAGTACGTGAGGACGATCAGCCCCAGAAGGACGAAGATCCCGACCCGGGCCTCCCTGGACATCGACGATGGTTCCTCCTCGGTTGGAATGCGGCCCGGCCGGATCCGGTGCGCCCGCCAGGTGGATACCCCGCCCCGAACG
Coding sequences within it:
- the purE gene encoding 5-(carboxyamino)imidazole ribonucleotide mutase; amino-acid sequence: MTAGKVLILMGSASDAEMMRAAAEVLSGYGIACEMTVSSAHRSPRRTQSLARSAEKEGFSVIIAGAGAAAHLAGCVAAESVLPVIGVPLAGTALDGFDALLSTVQMPAGVPVATMAVGKAGAQNAAHLAAQILSLSSPELRAKIRAGREAMADAVEKAAKRLP
- the purD gene encoding phosphoribosylamine--glycine ligase, whose translation is MSVLIVGGGGREHALAWKIAKSALVSKIYAAPGNPGAARHAECVPLAADDLDGLRKFAVSKRIDLTVVGPEAPLAAGLTDLFTKEGLLVCGPDRAGAQMEGSKVFMKTILRKYGIPTASFKVFDEYDEAEQYLLTHRLPVVVKADGLAAGKGVAVAQTFEEGIAFLKDVMERRAFGAAGERVVIEECLPGEEASYIVFTDGSKFVPLPSSQDHKRIGDNDAGPNTGGMGAYSPAPVVTPEVEERVHREIFEPLLAGLRAEGIVFRGILYAGLMIERGVPRVLEFNVRFGDPEAQPLFLRLKSDLVPLLLQCARGKITDARMEIDPRPTVCVVMSSGGYPGEYEKGRPIGGIEEAEKEEGVVVFHAGTAMKGNRLVNHGGRVLGVTAIGDTLKEAISRAYRAVDKIHWEGAYWRTDIGRKALARQQVDDSEGNG
- the purH gene encoding bifunctional phosphoribosylaminoimidazolecarboxamide formyltransferase/IMP cyclohydrolase, coding for MARIHRAIVSVSDKTGVAQFCAGLSRLGVELYASGGTSKLLREKRVPVRLIEEYTGFPEMLDGRVKTLNPKIHGGLLALRGNPAHMKTIAEHGIVAFDMLIGNLYPFEATIARAGCTREEAIENIDIGGPSMLRSAAKNSQSVAVVCDPADYPRILAQLKKNAGNLDEETMRELGRKAFALTARYDAAISNYLGAGQGGGPFSATFTAQWRKQQGLRYGENPHQAAAFYADTALPDEPTLGGAQQLQGKELSYNNIVDIDAALQLALEFAIPAAVVVKHTNPSGVGVSKRRLLDAFKKARECDPVSAYGGVIGFNRPVNSETAREIANTFFEAIIAPSYDKEARKILSTKKNLRVLSTGGVFRWSDAPTFEMKRVSGGLLLQTGDRHVLDPKGLKVVTKRKPTPDELEAMLFAWKVCKHVKSNAIVYAMKDRTVGVGAGQMSRVDSAKIAVMKAQHPTKGTVVASDAFFPFRDGLDVAAGAGATAVIQPGGSVRDAESIAAADEHGMAMVFTGVRHFRH
- a CDS encoding MCE family protein produces the protein MSREARVGIFVLLGLIVLTYFTFRVSKWGLIGEKGYRLTADFDTAAGLEPKSDVKMAGVPIGKVEGIELAGNRARLVLRIEEGIRIPIDSVGSIQTQGLLGEKYVEILPGKDTQRNLPAGGQVANTLTPTNLDEMVRKLSAIGDDVKKFTESLSSTFGTEEGKKALGDILRDVRATTAVLRTVVTGSEQRLERIVANIDRLSADLSDISSANKEDVRATIANLRAFSDTLKNEAPDLVRKLEEMSTGVSGVVADNRENLKVSIENLKDASARLDNTLDAAGKVMAKIDRGEGTLGMLVNDNTAHGSLTDTLEGINRFVRKSERLKTFVDYHLEWQQEPSEFKHYVNLRLQPTADKYYTIGVVDDPRGEFSSSTSTVVVNGTPTTITEEKFEDKLKFSALIARKFSGLTVKGGVIESTGGLGLDYELLKDRLTVGADIWDFSRKGFSRGDLPPHLKLYGNYDIVKNLFVTGGVDDVLATEDNLRTLFFGFGIKFADEDLKTVLGAVPIRP